The Ovis aries strain OAR_USU_Benz2616 breed Rambouillet chromosome 2, ARS-UI_Ramb_v3.0, whole genome shotgun sequence nucleotide sequence TCAGCCAATTCCCGGGAGAAGCTGATAAGGAGGGGCAGGCAGTGGCGGAGGGTTTGGGCGTGGTCCACATTTTTTCATCCTTGTTCAGGGCTGTGGGCATGCAGGGTGTAGGGACCTACAGGAAAGAGAGGAGCCGGATTAAAGTTTGGTCAAGAAAAAGCAATAGGTAAGAAATGGACAGTTACAACATGATCCAGTGAGGTGCCAAGTTTTTCAACTGAAGTCTCAGCTCATTCCAGCACACCCTTCCTTCGTGCCATGTGGTGATGCTCTAGCAAGTATGACCTCTCTCTTTGCCCTTGGTTCTATTTTTCTCTATCTCCTctgaaatatcatttaaaatatttcttcaagatCCCCGACAGATACCAAACTTCTTTTCCAGAATTCTCTACACACTTCTTCCCCACGTGTGCGTTTGCTCATCCTCTTCTTTATTCCTTCgccctcattcattcacttatttgccCACCAAGAATTTCTGAGCTTCTGTGGGAAATTGTGGGGCTAAACTATGGACCCTGgctcttttttctaaaaaataaaattattttttattggaggataattgctttacaatgttttgttggttttgctgtacaacaatgggaatcagccatagctatacatatatcccctccctcttgtgcTTTCCTCGCACCCCCATCCCGCCCCGCTGGATCTTTACAGGGCTGACTCTTGCTCTTGAAAATCATATAACTTACTGGGAAAATGAGACAAATTagtagtttttaaagaaatctattgtagttgatttacaatgtgttcatttctgctgtacagcaaagtgactcagttatacaaatatatgtattacttttcatattcttttccattatggtttattgcaggatattgaatatagttccctgtgctatacaacaggacTTTGTCGTTTATCCAATCTATATATAATAGTCTGCATCTACTAATTTCAAACTTCcaatccatcccttccccacctcctctcccccttggcaaccacaagtctgttctttatgacCGTGtatctgtctctgtttcatagataacATGTCACATTTTCGACtgtgatgtgtgcatgtgtgctaagttgcttcagtcatattccactctgtgagaccctagggactgtagcctgccaggttcctctgtccatgggattttccaggcaagaatactggagtgggttgccatttccttctccgagggattTTTCCCACCccctcagggattgaacccgtgtctcttaagttttctgcactggcaggcaggttctttaccactagtgccacctgcaaagccccatataagtgataccatgtagTAATAAATCTGTAGTTTTAATAGTTTGTGATAAAGATTGTAAAAGTTCTGACCCTAACTCAGATGGAACCTAACCCTAACCAAATGGTTATCACCAGGGTTGTTTTTGCCTCCAGGGGAAAGATGGCCATATTTGAAGACATTTTTTGTTGTCATGACTGGAGGAGGGAGTTGCTAGTGGGATTTAGTGGGCTGGAGACTGGAGAATCTGCTGAACATCCTACAATGTACAGGACAGgatcccttcccccacctccccccgccccatgaCAAAGAATTATCCCCtctcaaaatgtcaatagtgtgAGGATGAGAAACCCTGAACCAAGCCCTTGCCCAACTAATGGAGTGCTTGGAAGCACATGCGGCCACAGGACACATCCTTAGGAGAGTTctattttataatatacattatatagatGTCTTTCCAGTGTGTTCCCACAATGTGCTGGGAGCCAAGTAGTCAATTGTCAAATTTCTTACTACTCTCAGCTTGCTTTCTTCAAGTGTTAGTCATTCGGTCATGACTtgggaactccatggactgtagcccaccaggctccaccttccgtgggattctctaggcaagaatactggagttggttgtcattcccttctccagggagtcttcctgacccagggatcaaacctgggtctcctgcattgtaggtgattcttaccatctgagacaccagggaaggcttTCTTTCTTAAAGGTGTGGTTTACTTTACATGCATCTTTAAGTCAGCAACCCAATCCTACTTCACTGCATTTTGCCGAAAAATTTGACACTAAGTAAggtctgggagggattgggggcaggaggagaagggacggcagaggatgagatggctggatggcatcaccaactcaatggatgtgagtttgagtgaactctgggcgttggtgatggacagggaggcctggtgtgctgcaattcattgggtcacaaagagttggacacgactgaatgactgaaatgaactgaactgaactgaagtaaggtCTTCCCTATTACCAAGAGACTATAAAGACTGTGTTTAAGGGGCttgtaaataatacattttacgAGAATTTTATCTTTTGTACACATGGCCTAAGTAAGGGTACATTACCTGGAGAGAAGACAATTTTTTTCCCTGCTTCTCCCCAGCACCAAGTACTTACAGAGGAAATATGTGGAGGAGAACCAACCAGAACAGTTTTCTAGGAGTCAAAATAGAATTTCCAGAAAGGGAAATGAGAAGAATATGAGCTCAACAATGGACCCtgaaatgctcaataaataagtGGGTGTGGAACACCCCAACTTCAAAAACAAGTATCTTCAAAGTCTTATTTGATATGAAGGCTTTGTTTCTTCAGGAAGGTCCGTGTGCATTGTTGGGCTAATTTCAAAGCTGGCTTTGGGTTCTGCCCAGACTGTAGGATATTAACTCCTGCATCAGcccaccttccctctctctctgcacaCTACTCTTTCTGGAAAAGTGTTTCAAATTTCACAATATGTTCTAGGAACAAGGAAGGGTGTCTGGATACACATCTAAAACCACCAAAGACCGTAGCTTCTCAGCTGGGAGGGAAGTTTTGCTAAAACAAAAAGCTCAGGAGGGGTGGAAGgtaatacccactccagtaacagAAGCTGGAGGCCCTCCACCCACTAGAGACCTTCCCGAGGCTTCTCCAGGCCGCTTGTTCTCCCTGGCTTCTTTCTACTGGACAAGACGCAATGTCAGAAATCTGTCTGTAGTAAATAGGATGAAACAGGCATATATCAGACAACTCAAGGAAAAGCTGTAAACACTCAGATTCACCATGTCCTCTTGAAGGGCCTGAGCCTTTCTAGAATGCTGTTTGTCCTCTGCTGCCATTTTCACCAAAAATCAAGGATTACTGTTTATTTGCTAAGGGCAACTGTGTCCTTGTTCTTACTAATGACAGTTGAGTCAAAGTATTATATGAATGAAAGGCCGGTGAGACAAGTATATGGGATAACACAATGACTTGATTGTGGAGAGGAGACTGGATGGAAGTTTATTAGAATCCAGGCTGGATTCACTTTTATTCTTGCATATATCAGGATATGGTAGGGAAGGGGATAGCTGGGTGTGGAAAATAGTCTTAACAGAGGGCATAAACTTCGGCAAATCCCTAAATGTATAGTGAGGGAAAGATACAATGATTTCAGTTGTCTCAACTGGGAATCTTTGAAATGATAGGATAGATCCTAGAGCAGTAACTTCCAAACTTCTTGGACTATATTctgagaaagaaatatattttacatgttaGTTCATGTGCATTTGTAAACTGAATTGTCACAATACAGAATTCATCCTTACAAGTTGGTATGCTCTAGTCTATTCTATTCTGGTTAGAGATCCCCTAACTTGATTTTAAGATCTGTCTGTTGTAAAGTGCCAGATAGTATGTATTTCAAGCTTGTGGGCCAcatgtctttctttgtttttacttGGCTATTAGATGCGATCTATTTATTTTCACAACCcttgcatatattcttttttctcccttacaatgttttattattttaattaattaatctgtgtcaggtcttacttgtggcatgccGGATCTGTCCTTGTAGGCTCTTTgtttgcagtgctcaggcttccgtagctgtggcacacaggctcagtagttataggatctcagttccctgaccaggaatcgaactcccGTCCCTTGAATTGAagaattctcaaccactggactactagggaagtccctcccccCCTTACAATGTTTTAAAGGTGTGAAAACTATTAGCTATGGTAGCCCATTGGCCATCATTTGCCACCTCATATTAATGGTTTGCAAATCACAGATTAAAGATTAGAGCTACTAAAAGGTTAAAGACAGGAAAGAGTTTTGACAGTCTGTCCTTGAACTATTTAACTTTCCGTGGTCAAATGGTGTTTGACCAGTGGGACACCAATTTGCAGCCCCTGTTTTTAGAGATGAGTGATACTCATACATAGCTTCAACAAAACATTTTGTTATATTCCTTGTCTCTTTTACATTTTGTGACaaaactcttttatttttcaaagtagcTGGTATTCAGTGTTGAAATCACTACAAGATTATCCAAGAATACAATTTGAAAGAAGACATTTCTTGCACattgattgttgttcagtcactcaatcatgtccaactcttcaccaccccacggactgcagcatgccaggctgccctgtcctttaccatctcttggagtttgttcaaactcatgttcattgagttggtgatgccaaccaaccatctcattctctgttgtccccttctcctcctgccttcaatctttccagcatcagtgtcttttcgaatgaatcagttcttcacatcaggtggccaaagtattggagcttgagcttcagcatcagtctttccaatgaatattcaggattgatttcctttagggttgaatggtttgatcttgctgtccaagggactcttaatagtcttctccagcaccactgttcgaaggcatcaattcttcggcgctcagccttttttattgtccagctctcacatccataaatgactactggaaaaaccatagctttgactatatggacctcccAGAGTTCCATAATATATAATGGAGCGTAGACGCTTTTGCAAACTGTGGGGGGTAAGTATAGTTTATCTTTGGGGGTATGTATAGGATAATTATATAGGATAACTATACATAGCCACAAAGATAAACTATGCTTACCCCCATAGCTTGTAAGGGCTTCTATTGTTCTATATTGTATCATGGAACTCTGAGATGGTGCCTTGTAGTCTCACAGGATTTGAACATAGTTCAAAACCTGGTTAAAACCTGCTATGGAGAAAGCGTACCGGACTGGGACCAGTAAAAATGATGAGTAAAGGAGTAACACTCATTCAAGTCTCAGAACTACTGTGGACACACTCAGAGCTACATTTTATGGCTTTGGGTCGGTTACCTGGCCACCATCGGGGTTCCTTAAATCAGTGAATACTTCTTTCCCACAGCTTTGTGATCTTTTGATGTTCCTCTGGGACAGCATCCTTTCCTGTGTCGACTAAATGATATAGTCACAGCCTGAAAGTAGTTATTCTATTTGGTGAGAGTGTTTAGGACTCCGGGCCTGGGAGatagcatctcagtagctctgaggaaactgctccaaggaggcaggagggaaatCAGGCTGTACACAAGTTTGCAACAAACGGATtgggcagtctgaacatcaaagatcaggtatcaagttaaggaatttagcattgtatgtatgggaagatgcaagccgctggctcactgtttccattcctttcataggcacctcagctctctggggccaatctgtttccttgttcaccttgcttcttgcattccccTAGCTCCTCAGCTGCTCCTCAGCAAGGTGGCAGCATGCACTGGATCTcagttttgggagccctcattcacatttggaggccagaaatcactgatggctgtgacatttcttgtttattgatacGACAGGaagtattttcatttcacacCTGGTGGCTATGGAGGAGCATCTTTGCTGGGTTTTGCTTGAAAAAACATGCTCTTCTTAGGCATGGGTAGGAAAAGTGAGAAGAGGACGGCCACGGAGACAGAGGCCAAGGATATGACGTTGAGGTAATGGTAGGACAGGCCGGCCAGGGATACCAAGAGCTGGGCCAGCGTGGAGGCCGCCGTGTAGGCCACCAGCATGACATCCTGCAGTAGCCGCTCACCTTCTGGTAGTGCTCCGGGCTGACCACGCAGTAAATGTAGGCATAGCAGGCCACCTCGGTGGCGGTGATCATCCCATAGAAGAATTCCAGCACCTGCATGGTCCTGACTCCTTGGCCAAACAAGAGCAGCAGCCAGCAAATGTTGCAGCTAATTCCCTGGAGGATGACTGGCTTGTAATAGACATAATAAGCGAGGAAAAACACCAGGAGCGGCAATGCCAGACAAAAGTGTGTTCAAAGCGAAAGACTCCCCtacttgacaaaaaaaaaattcaaagtgaaagATGTCTTGTGATCTACAAGATTAAATGGACAGGATGTGAGGACAAAGTTCCAGGAAGAGAAATGCATCGTGACATTAGCATATGGCATGTATCAATCTGAGGACACATCGGTTGGCCTCTGACCAAGGGGTCCACTTTGATACTTTACATGCTTTTCTGATAGtagaatgaaaaacaaagaagaactgaaaTTTGAGGAAACAAACTGCAAAGATAATAGACGTTTATGACATGTGGATTCGTTCCTCCAAGTGTAAGGAAAGAGCAGCTATTGCTCGTCGTCGTTAAGTGCTTCTTACATTTTAACATGTGATTTGATCTGCATAAGCTATGGAGGCTGGGAAAAGAGGTCACCATGCGTACATTCATTCGTCTCTCACACCGCGTGGTAGTTCCAGGGCAATTCATGCTCAGGTACTGCTGCCTGTGAGCACTTAGTCGTTTACTCTTCTTCAAAGTCAGAACCATGAGGGTAAAAGGATGTTTCAGTCCTGGAAGAACCTGAGCACCTTCACCTTTGATCTGCATCAGTGTAAATGCCCGGACCAAACCGAGATACCATCATAGTAATCAGGCAACTATAAAACAAATGATATTTCAAGGCTGAGagtcaaataaagaaatttaCTGGTATGTCTTGCTCTTCCACATTCTTGGCCTTATTTCATTTGGCTGTACCGGAGGAGCCATGAGAGACTGCTCAGTCAGTCATTTGCTTAAGTCAGTTTGGGTCACAGTTTCCCAAGGAACACTGGCTGTATCAGCAAAATTACCcaag carries:
- the SLC19A3 gene encoding LOW QUALITY PROTEIN: thiamine transporter 2 (The sequence of the model RefSeq protein was modified relative to this genomic sequence to represent the inferred CDS: inserted 3 bases in 2 codons; deleted 2 bases in 1 codon; substituted 3 bases at 3 genomic stop codons) codes for the protein LPLLVFFLAYYVYYKPVILQGISCNICWLLLLFGQGVRTMQVLEFFYGMITATEVACYAYIYCVVSPEHYQKVSGYCRXVMLVAYTAASTLAQLLVSLAGLSYHYLNVISLASVSVAVLFSLFLPMPKKSMFFQAKPSKDAPPXPPGERMLSQRNIKRSQSCGKEVFTDLRNPDGGQVTDPKPXNVALSVSTVVLXDLNECYSFTHHFYWSVRYAFSIAGFNQVLNYVQILXDYKAPSQSSMIQYRTIEALTSYGGPYTLHAHSPEQG